The following are encoded together in the Deinococcus soli (ex Cha et al. 2016) genome:
- a CDS encoding RIO1 family regulatory kinase/ATPase, translating to MSARTHDPSDQDWLDDPWTDAAEPRRRGKKKPVGRRQLAQMTADEDSDQDDVIRRLRDLGHVTEIIAELKSGKEATAYVARGPRGSVLVKLYRDLQARSFKDDSVYRAGQVIIKDRDRRAIEGRTRAGLEMLQHGWVAAEYAHLWELWQAGLPVPEPLVGPHPYDYTATYPAVLMRLIGTEDHVAPRLSDASLNPEQARSAWDQSLQGMAHLLRLGYAHGDYSTYNLLWQEDTVTIIDFPQLSTRQNPHFRDLLARDAQSLATSFRKHGIHADGQNVLRDVQRRALGPAPEPRLLLP from the coding sequence ATGAGCGCCCGCACCCACGACCCATCCGATCAGGACTGGCTGGATGACCCCTGGACCGACGCCGCCGAACCCCGCAGGCGCGGCAAGAAGAAACCCGTCGGACGACGCCAGCTCGCCCAGATGACCGCCGATGAGGACAGCGACCAGGACGACGTGATCCGCCGCCTGCGTGACCTCGGACACGTTACCGAGATCATCGCGGAACTCAAGAGCGGCAAGGAAGCCACCGCGTACGTCGCCCGCGGCCCGCGCGGCAGCGTCCTCGTGAAGCTCTACCGCGACCTGCAGGCCCGGTCCTTCAAGGACGACAGCGTGTACCGCGCCGGGCAGGTCATCATCAAGGACCGCGACCGCCGCGCCATCGAGGGCCGCACCCGCGCGGGCCTGGAGATGCTCCAGCACGGCTGGGTGGCCGCCGAATACGCGCACCTCTGGGAACTCTGGCAGGCCGGCCTCCCCGTGCCCGAACCCCTGGTTGGCCCCCACCCCTACGACTACACCGCCACGTACCCCGCCGTCCTGATGCGATTGATCGGCACCGAGGACCACGTCGCCCCACGCCTCAGCGACGCCTCACTGAACCCCGAACAGGCCCGCAGCGCCTGGGACCAGAGCTTGCAGGGCATGGCCCACCTGCTGCGGCTCGGGTACGCGCACGGCGACTACAGCACCTACAACCTGCTCTGGCAGGAGGACACCGTGACCATCATTGACTTCCCGCAACTGTCGACCCGTCAGAACCCGCACTTCCGCGACCTGCTCGCCCGGGACGCCCAGAGCCTCGCCACCAGCTTCCGCAAGCACGGCATTCACGCCGACGGACAGAACGTCCTGCGGGACGTGCAGCGCCGCGCGCTGGGCCCCGCGCCCGAACCCCGCCTGCTGCTGCCGTAA
- a CDS encoding C1 family peptidase has translation MNARTLIGTALLTTLSAALSAAHAQNSVNLQNLQLQPIQISTLNLNVLRVPQAQFQQVLQSPNALQLNLQELPARLQARDAEISRSLSLVQGLQGRADLRADIARATLALPRGLTVPTTIKLRTGENKEVLLYGQDTVALSVAQAEAAAPANRAAILQSFGLSDQNPIPREFLTPDSARTVNIAPNVRFTVPTTILNKVTPPKPSQPQEELGGGFVSNPTDGACRFTPTNALFGQMRGNRIDQITTIKDQGGRGTCMAFAYVSALETQIARRIKTPFNLSEQYAYYWLRGDDGVLGDGAGWGDFNDIIGKQRMIPTEVRWKYNASRSRVRIPADTTKAVTEFRNSCLNYANQACSDTTAQAQLVCQGGTNNCAWKPEWDIAPNAAFNFRATQGTEVWVALANNALGSGDAARAYRRALLRQMIDRGDQLILGFNVDPAFDAIGATGLPNLSLMGGKVRGGHAVHVVGYVNSGMQTYDVKIAGLVNVKLSLPTGYFVIKNSWSCGFGDGGYAYLPDSFMDKEVYGVYNIPANAVASDMANF, from the coding sequence ATGAACGCACGCACCCTGATCGGCACCGCCCTCCTCACCACCCTGTCGGCCGCCCTGTCCGCCGCGCACGCGCAGAACAGCGTGAACCTCCAGAACCTCCAGCTGCAACCCATCCAGATCTCCACCCTGAACCTGAACGTCCTGCGCGTCCCCCAGGCCCAGTTCCAGCAGGTCCTCCAGAGCCCGAACGCCCTGCAACTGAACCTGCAGGAGCTGCCCGCGCGCCTCCAGGCCCGCGACGCCGAGATCAGCCGCAGCCTGAGCCTCGTGCAGGGCCTCCAGGGCCGCGCGGACCTGCGCGCCGACATCGCCCGCGCCACCCTGGCCCTCCCGCGCGGCCTGACGGTGCCCACCACCATCAAGCTCCGCACCGGCGAGAACAAGGAAGTCCTGCTGTACGGCCAGGACACCGTCGCCCTGAGCGTCGCCCAGGCCGAGGCCGCCGCACCCGCCAACCGCGCCGCCATCCTGCAGTCGTTCGGCCTCAGCGACCAGAACCCCATCCCGCGCGAATTCCTGACGCCCGACTCGGCCCGCACCGTCAACATCGCCCCGAATGTCCGCTTCACGGTGCCCACCACGATCCTGAACAAGGTCACGCCCCCCAAACCCTCGCAGCCGCAGGAGGAACTCGGCGGCGGCTTCGTGAGCAACCCCACCGACGGCGCGTGCCGCTTCACGCCCACCAACGCCCTGTTCGGGCAGATGCGCGGCAACCGCATCGACCAGATCACCACCATCAAGGACCAGGGCGGCCGCGGCACCTGCATGGCCTTCGCGTACGTCTCGGCGCTGGAAACCCAGATCGCGCGCCGCATCAAGACTCCATTCAACCTCTCCGAGCAGTACGCGTACTACTGGCTGCGCGGCGACGACGGCGTCCTCGGCGACGGCGCCGGGTGGGGCGACTTCAACGACATCATCGGCAAGCAGCGCATGATCCCCACCGAGGTCCGCTGGAAGTACAACGCGTCCCGGAGCCGCGTCCGCATCCCCGCCGACACCACCAAGGCCGTCACGGAATTCCGGAACTCCTGCCTGAACTACGCCAACCAGGCGTGCAGCGACACCACCGCCCAGGCCCAGCTCGTCTGCCAGGGCGGCACGAACAACTGCGCGTGGAAACCCGAGTGGGACATCGCCCCGAACGCCGCGTTCAACTTCCGCGCCACGCAGGGCACCGAAGTCTGGGTGGCACTCGCCAACAACGCCCTGGGCAGCGGCGACGCCGCCCGCGCCTACCGCCGCGCCCTGCTGCGCCAGATGATCGACCGGGGCGACCAGCTGATCCTGGGCTTCAACGTGGACCCCGCCTTCGACGCCATCGGCGCCACCGGCCTGCCGAACCTGAGCCTGATGGGCGGCAAGGTCCGCGGCGGTCACGCCGTGCACGTCGTCGGCTACGTCAACAGCGGCATGCAGACCTACGACGTGAAGATCGCCGGGCTGGTGAACGTCAAGCTGTCCCTGCCCACCGGGTACTTCGTGATCAAGAACTCCTGGAGCTGCGGCTTCGGCGACGGCGGCTACGCCTACCTGCCCGACAGCTTCATGGACAAGGAAGTGTACGGCGTGTACAACATCCCCGCGAACGCCGTCGCCAGCGACATGGCCAACTTCTGA
- the cutA gene encoding divalent-cation tolerance protein CutA, with product MSLVVMVTLPPERALDLARILVAEHLAGCVNIVPGLQSVYRWQGEVAEDPESLLLIKTSGEQYPDLEARIKAVHPYEVPEIIALQYDRALPEFQAWLRDALTPPQR from the coding sequence GTGTCACTTGTCGTCATGGTCACCCTCCCCCCCGAGCGGGCCCTTGACCTGGCCCGCATCCTCGTCGCCGAGCACCTCGCCGGCTGCGTGAACATCGTCCCCGGCCTCCAGAGCGTGTACCGCTGGCAGGGCGAGGTCGCCGAGGACCCCGAGAGCCTGCTGCTCATCAAGACCAGCGGTGAACAGTATCCGGACCTCGAGGCGCGCATCAAGGCCGTGCATCCCTACGAGGTGCCCGAGATCATCGCCCTGCAGTACGACCGCGCCCTGCCGGAATTCCAGGCGTGGCTGCGCGACGCCCTCACCCCACCCCAACGCTGA
- a CDS encoding ATP-binding cassette domain-containing protein has product MTAAAHLPVTPPAPHLARPLVMQARGLVKRYGHVTAIGGADFELRPGEIMAVIGDNGAGKSSLIKALSGALIPDEGEILLDGQPVHFRTPSDARRAGIETVYQDLAVAPAMTIAENLFLGRELYRGGALGRALKLIDRRRMLTEATEHMKGLQFAIKSMSQPVETLSGGQRQGVAVARAAAFAQHVVIMDEPTAALGVREGNMVLDLIRKVRDRGLPVILISHNMPHVFEIADRIHVHRMGRRAALLNPQKISMADTVSVMTGAIRPEDLSADVLAH; this is encoded by the coding sequence ATGACCGCCGCCGCCCACCTGCCCGTCACCCCGCCCGCCCCGCACCTCGCCCGGCCTCTGGTCATGCAAGCGCGCGGCCTCGTCAAGCGCTACGGGCACGTCACTGCCATCGGCGGCGCGGACTTCGAACTGCGCCCCGGCGAGATCATGGCCGTCATCGGCGACAACGGCGCGGGCAAGAGCAGCCTCATCAAGGCGCTGTCCGGCGCGCTCATCCCCGACGAGGGCGAGATCCTCCTGGACGGGCAGCCCGTGCACTTCCGCACGCCCAGCGACGCCCGCCGCGCCGGGATCGAGACGGTGTACCAGGACCTTGCCGTCGCCCCGGCCATGACCATCGCGGAGAACCTCTTCCTGGGCCGCGAACTGTACCGCGGCGGCGCGCTGGGCCGCGCGCTGAAACTCATCGACCGCCGCCGCATGCTCACCGAGGCTACCGAGCACATGAAAGGCCTGCAGTTCGCGATCAAGAGCATGAGCCAGCCCGTCGAGACGCTGAGCGGCGGGCAGCGCCAGGGGGTCGCCGTGGCCCGCGCCGCCGCGTTCGCGCAGCACGTGGTCATCATGGACGAACCCACCGCCGCGCTCGGCGTGCGCGAGGGGAACATGGTGCTCGACCTGATCCGCAAGGTCCGCGACCGGGGCCTGCCGGTCATCCTGATCAGCCACAACATGCCCCACGTGTTCGAGATCGCCGACCGCATCCACGTGCACCGCATGGGCCGGCGCGCCGCGCTGCTGAACCCCCAGAAGATCAGCATGGCCGACACCGTGTCCGTCATGACCGGCGCGATCAGACCCGAGGACCTCAGCGCGGACGTCCTGGCGCACTGA
- a CDS encoding S1C family serine protease codes for MKFPRALGLTLLLCGGLGGAYLTGRVTAQRTLVTPDEINTVEITQKALQAVVRVDTRLQREQLQPGDDPIETGTGFFYKKDLIVTNYHVVQFQESITVTLYNGRRVTARLEGVDPGIDIAILRVTGVTAPATLAFGSSARLIPGQKLMTLGTPFRIQNFVGSGVYSVTASARDVPRTDQLGSEISQYITTTASIQQGNSGGPVLDSRGLVVGVADLNAAPNALVPGTIGIAIPSDVVKQSLDDLEKIGVPQRGTLGATLVDLDSLDPALRQLAGLSSNQGALVDQVPAGSAAARAGLRGSLRNSKDQLLAPLGDIIVAVDGQGVRDSFDVTRLVAAKRPGQTVTLDVWRNKKRVQVRVTLLKRTLQ; via the coding sequence GTGAAGTTCCCACGCGCGCTGGGACTCACGCTGCTGCTGTGCGGCGGACTCGGCGGCGCGTACCTGACCGGCCGCGTCACCGCGCAGCGCACCCTGGTCACCCCCGACGAGATCAACACCGTCGAGATCACCCAGAAAGCCCTGCAGGCCGTCGTGCGTGTCGACACCCGGCTGCAACGCGAACAGCTGCAACCCGGCGACGACCCCATCGAGACCGGCACCGGTTTTTTCTACAAGAAGGACCTGATCGTCACGAACTACCACGTCGTGCAGTTCCAGGAATCCATCACCGTCACGCTGTACAACGGCCGCCGCGTCACCGCGCGCCTCGAGGGCGTCGACCCCGGCATCGACATCGCGATCCTGCGCGTCACCGGCGTCACCGCGCCCGCCACGCTCGCGTTCGGGTCCAGCGCCCGCCTCATCCCGGGGCAGAAACTCATGACGCTCGGCACGCCCTTCCGCATCCAGAACTTCGTCGGCAGCGGCGTGTACAGCGTCACCGCCAGCGCCCGCGACGTCCCCCGCACCGACCAGCTCGGCTCGGAGATCAGCCAGTACATCACCACCACCGCCAGCATCCAACAGGGCAACAGCGGCGGCCCCGTCCTGGACTCCCGCGGACTCGTCGTCGGCGTGGCCGACCTGAACGCCGCCCCGAACGCCCTGGTGCCCGGCACGATCGGCATCGCCATCCCCAGCGACGTCGTCAAGCAGAGCCTCGACGACCTTGAGAAGATCGGCGTGCCCCAGCGCGGCACGCTCGGCGCGACCCTCGTGGACCTCGACAGCCTTGACCCGGCCCTGCGCCAGCTGGCGGGCCTGAGCAGCAACCAGGGCGCCCTGGTCGATCAGGTACCCGCCGGCAGCGCCGCCGCCCGCGCTGGCCTGCGCGGCAGCCTGCGCAACAGCAAGGACCAGCTCCTGGCACCGCTCGGCGACATCATCGTCGCCGTGGACGGCCAGGGCGTGCGCGACTCCTTCGACGTGACCCGACTGGTCGCCGCCAAACGCCCCGGTCAGACCGTCACGCTGGACGTGTGGCGCAACAAGAAACGCGTGCAGGTCAGGGTCACCCTCCTGAAACGCACCCTCCAGTAA
- a CDS encoding LacI family DNA-binding transcriptional regulator: protein MASIQDVAQLAQVSTATASRALSRPDMVAATTRERVLSAARELGYQPNVIARSLRQGETRTIGVIVTDILNPFHAQLAKGIQDAADRHGYTAFLFNSDEDPAKERRAIDTLRGHLPQGLIIVPTSGARENLAALNGVPIVELDRMSGTPDVTTVTADNSGGATAATRHLISLGHARIGMIVGQQDISTATQRHDAYRAALEAAGLTYDPALVLPGNHREDDGHRAALRLLTLPEHRRPTALFVGNNEMTVGAVLAARALNLRIPDDLSIVGFDDSRWAQTMNPPLTVVAQPTYDLGTCAAEQLIAQLRHPRDGPPQHHQLSTTLIVRHSTSPPHTPAPAHSH, encoded by the coding sequence ATGGCCAGTATCCAGGACGTCGCCCAGCTCGCCCAGGTCAGTACCGCCACCGCCTCCCGCGCCCTGTCCCGACCCGACATGGTTGCCGCCACCACCCGTGAACGCGTCCTGAGCGCCGCGCGCGAACTCGGCTACCAGCCCAACGTCATCGCCCGCAGCCTCCGCCAGGGCGAGACCCGGACCATCGGCGTGATCGTCACCGACATCCTCAACCCCTTCCACGCGCAGCTCGCCAAGGGCATCCAGGACGCCGCCGACCGGCACGGCTACACTGCCTTCCTGTTCAACAGCGACGAGGACCCCGCCAAGGAACGCCGCGCCATCGACACCCTGCGCGGCCACCTGCCCCAGGGCCTGATCATCGTCCCCACCAGCGGCGCCCGCGAGAACCTCGCCGCTCTGAACGGCGTGCCCATCGTCGAACTCGACCGCATGAGCGGCACCCCCGACGTCACCACCGTCACCGCCGACAACTCGGGCGGCGCCACCGCCGCCACCCGCCACCTCATCAGCCTGGGGCATGCGCGCATCGGCATGATCGTCGGGCAGCAGGACATCAGCACCGCCACGCAGCGCCACGACGCCTACCGCGCCGCCCTGGAAGCCGCCGGACTGACCTACGACCCGGCCCTGGTCCTGCCCGGCAACCACCGCGAGGACGACGGCCACCGCGCCGCGCTGCGCCTCCTGACCCTCCCCGAGCACCGCCGCCCCACCGCGCTGTTCGTCGGCAACAACGAGATGACCGTCGGCGCCGTCCTGGCCGCCCGCGCCCTGAACCTGCGCATCCCCGATGACCTCAGCATCGTCGGCTTCGACGACAGCCGCTGGGCCCAGACCATGAACCCCCCCCTGACGGTCGTCGCGCAGCCCACCTACGACCTGGGTACCTGCGCCGCCGAGCAGCTCATCGCGCAGCTGCGCCACCCGCGCGACGGCCCCCCGCAGCACCACCAGCTGTCCACCACGCTGATCGTCCGGCACTCCACCAGCCCGCCCCACACGCCCGCCCCCGCCCACAGCCACTGA
- the glmS gene encoding glutamine--fructose-6-phosphate transaminase (isomerizing) has protein sequence MCGIVGYIGPRQAQDVLISGLSKLEYRGYDSAGIAVHDGAQIEVKKKAGKLENLSTLLEGQPMGGSLGIGHTRWATHGLPNDTNAHPHATEDGRIVIIHNGIIENYLPLKEGLMSRGHEFKSETDSEVLAHLIEEAYAGNLEEAVRAALSQVRGAYGIVVTHVDHREIVAARTVSPLVMGVGEGEMFLASDVPALLAYTRNMVFLHDGDMVVLNDDGFRVMDLAGNPQERPVEHIEWDAEAAEKGGYDTYMLKEIYEQPQALTNTLIGRLHDETGEVNLDIDLDPGSFKRISIIACGTAYYAGLVGEYLIEQLARIPVEVDVASEYRYRDPLVSENTLAIVVSQSGETIDTLEALREAKKFGAKTLGVINAKGSSMTRELDDTLYIHAGPEIGVASTKAYTSMVSAFLMLALWLGRARGTLSEEQGAELLKAARELPRLVEEALAPERVARIKEVAEKYAMARDYLFLGRGVNSPTAYEGALKLKEISYIHAEAYAAGEMKHGPIALIDEKLPVAVIATESRLLEKTISNVQEVRARAGKVILFLSDGDTENARHGDDVIYVPRAHEMVSPVVNAVAMQLLAYFTATALGKDVDKPRNLAKSVTVE, from the coding sequence ATGTGCGGCATCGTTGGATACATCGGCCCCCGGCAGGCGCAGGACGTTCTCATCTCCGGTCTCTCGAAACTGGAGTACCGCGGCTACGACAGCGCGGGCATCGCCGTGCATGACGGCGCGCAGATCGAGGTGAAGAAGAAGGCCGGGAAACTCGAGAACCTCAGCACGCTGCTGGAGGGTCAGCCCATGGGCGGCTCGCTGGGCATCGGGCACACCCGCTGGGCCACGCACGGCCTGCCGAACGACACGAACGCGCACCCGCACGCCACCGAGGACGGCCGCATCGTGATCATCCACAACGGCATCATCGAGAACTACCTGCCCCTCAAAGAGGGCCTGATGAGCCGTGGGCACGAGTTCAAGAGCGAGACCGACAGCGAGGTCCTCGCCCACCTGATCGAGGAAGCCTACGCGGGCAACCTCGAGGAGGCCGTCCGCGCGGCATTGAGCCAGGTGCGCGGCGCGTACGGGATCGTCGTCACGCACGTCGACCACCGCGAGATCGTCGCGGCCCGCACCGTCAGCCCGCTCGTGATGGGCGTCGGCGAGGGCGAGATGTTCCTGGCCAGTGACGTGCCCGCCCTGCTGGCCTACACCCGCAACATGGTGTTCCTGCACGACGGCGACATGGTCGTCCTGAACGACGACGGCTTCCGCGTCATGGACCTGGCGGGCAACCCCCAGGAGCGCCCCGTGGAGCACATCGAGTGGGATGCCGAGGCCGCCGAGAAGGGCGGGTACGACACGTACATGCTCAAGGAGATCTACGAGCAGCCCCAGGCCCTCACCAACACCCTGATCGGCCGCCTGCACGACGAGACCGGTGAGGTGAACCTCGACATCGACCTCGACCCCGGCAGCTTCAAGCGCATCTCCATCATCGCGTGCGGCACCGCCTACTACGCCGGTCTGGTCGGCGAGTACCTGATCGAGCAGCTCGCCCGCATTCCTGTGGAAGTCGACGTGGCCAGCGAGTACCGCTACCGCGATCCCCTGGTCAGCGAGAACACCCTGGCCATCGTCGTGTCCCAGAGCGGCGAGACCATCGACACCCTGGAGGCGCTGCGCGAGGCGAAGAAGTTCGGCGCGAAGACCCTCGGCGTGATCAACGCCAAGGGCTCCTCCATGACCCGCGAACTGGACGACACGCTGTACATCCACGCCGGACCCGAGATCGGCGTCGCCAGCACCAAGGCGTATACGTCAATGGTCAGCGCGTTCCTGATGCTGGCCCTGTGGCTGGGCCGCGCCCGTGGAACGCTCAGCGAGGAGCAGGGCGCCGAACTCCTGAAGGCCGCCCGCGAACTGCCCCGCCTGGTCGAGGAAGCCCTGGCCCCCGAGCGCGTGGCGCGCATCAAGGAAGTCGCCGAGAAGTACGCCATGGCCCGCGACTACCTGTTCCTGGGGCGCGGCGTGAACAGCCCCACCGCCTACGAGGGCGCGCTGAAACTCAAGGAGATCAGCTACATCCACGCCGAAGCGTACGCGGCGGGCGAGATGAAGCACGGTCCCATCGCCCTGATCGACGAGAAGTTGCCGGTCGCCGTGATCGCCACCGAGAGCCGCCTGCTGGAAAAGACCATCAGCAACGTGCAGGAAGTCCGCGCCCGCGCCGGGAAGGTCATTCTGTTCCTGTCGGACGGCGACACCGAGAACGCCCGCCACGGCGACGACGTCATCTACGTCCCGCGCGCCCACGAGATGGTCAGCCCCGTCGTGAACGCCGTCGCCATGCAGCTCCTGGCGTACTTCACGGCCACCGCGCTGGGCAAGGACGTGGACAAACCCCGTAACCTCGCCAAGAGCGTCACCGTCGAGTAA
- a CDS encoding FmdB family zinc ribbon protein, whose protein sequence is MPTYLYKNLENGEIYELQQSMRDEPYTTHPDTGAPVKRVLARPGIAFKGSGFYVTDSRPKSSE, encoded by the coding sequence ATGCCCACCTACCTGTACAAGAACCTGGAAAACGGCGAAATCTACGAGTTGCAGCAGAGCATGCGCGACGAGCCCTACACCACGCACCCCGACACCGGCGCGCCCGTCAAACGCGTCCTGGCCCGCCCGGGCATCGCGTTCAAGGGCAGCGGCTTCTACGTCACCGACTCCCGCCCCAAGAGCAGCGAGTGA
- a CDS encoding ABC transporter permease, with protein sequence MTQPTTTPARRFQLPNLSTLGPLIALLIACLFFTFQSDRFLTLGTFSLILQQASFVGVIAIAQTLIVLTAGIDLSCGMIMALSSMVIGKLAVEQGVPIPLAILAGFAVGAFVGWLNGLLITKWKLPPFIVTLGMYSIVFAAVKIYSKATSVPMPADGLTFLAQRFTVFGTPFTYGSLLMVALFILTWLFLNYTAPGRHIYALGNNPEAVRLSGINTSRLLLSVYTFAGVLYGVAALLLLERIGGASPEAGTTENLESITAVVIGGTSLFGGRGNVLGTLVGVLIVGVFRSGLTFMGLDSVYQNLITGILIILAVATDQFSRRKA encoded by the coding sequence ATGACGCAACCCACCACCACGCCCGCGCGGCGCTTCCAGCTGCCGAACCTCAGCACCCTGGGCCCCCTGATCGCCCTGCTGATCGCCTGCCTGTTCTTCACCTTCCAGTCCGACCGGTTCCTGACGCTGGGCACCTTCAGCCTGATCCTGCAGCAGGCGTCGTTCGTGGGCGTGATCGCCATCGCGCAGACGCTGATCGTCCTGACCGCCGGGATCGACCTGAGCTGCGGGATGATCATGGCCCTGAGCAGCATGGTGATCGGCAAACTGGCCGTCGAGCAGGGCGTGCCCATTCCACTGGCGATCCTGGCGGGCTTTGCGGTCGGCGCGTTCGTCGGCTGGCTGAACGGCCTGCTCATCACGAAGTGGAAACTGCCGCCGTTCATCGTGACGCTCGGCATGTACTCCATCGTGTTCGCCGCGGTGAAGATCTACTCCAAGGCGACCAGCGTGCCCATGCCCGCCGACGGCCTGACGTTCCTCGCGCAGCGCTTCACGGTGTTCGGCACGCCGTTCACGTACGGCAGCCTGCTGATGGTCGCGCTGTTCATCCTGACGTGGCTCTTCCTGAACTACACCGCGCCCGGGCGGCACATCTACGCGCTGGGCAACAACCCGGAAGCGGTGCGCCTGAGCGGCATCAACACCAGTCGCCTGCTGCTCAGCGTGTACACCTTCGCGGGCGTGCTGTACGGCGTGGCGGCCCTGCTGCTGCTGGAACGCATCGGCGGCGCGTCCCCCGAGGCGGGCACCACCGAGAACCTCGAGAGCATCACCGCCGTCGTGATCGGCGGCACCAGTCTCTTCGGCGGGCGCGGCAACGTCCTGGGCACCCTGGTCGGCGTGCTGATCGTCGGCGTGTTCCGCTCGGGCCTGACGTTCATGGGCCTGGACAGCGTGTACCAGAACCTCATCACCGGCATCCTGATCATCCTGGCGGTCGCCACCGACCAGTTCTCCCGGAGGAAAGCATGA
- a CDS encoding sugar ABC transporter substrate-binding protein — protein MRKVIATAALTTLAASLTLGAVQAQSSAQPIIGLITKTETNPFFVKMKEGAQKEATRLGAKLLTAAGKADGDNAGQVAAIENMVAAGAKTILITPSDSKAIVPAIAKARAQGVMVIALDSPTEPASAVDALFATNNYQAGILIGQWAKKAMGTKKAVIATLDLFPGHPVGIARHNGFLAGFGIKGITASTTALVNTSVACAQDSFGDQTKGQTAMENCLQKNPDINVVYTINEPAAAGAYQALKAAGKEKSVLIVSVDGGCAGVRNVEGGVIGATSQQYPLKMASMGVAAGVNYAKTGKKVSGYTDTGVTLITNKAMSGVKSQNGKFGLANCWGQ, from the coding sequence ATGCGCAAAGTCATCGCCACCGCCGCCCTGACCACCCTCGCCGCCAGCCTGACCCTGGGCGCCGTGCAGGCCCAGAGCAGCGCCCAGCCCATCATCGGCCTGATCACCAAGACCGAGACCAACCCCTTCTTCGTGAAGATGAAAGAAGGCGCGCAGAAGGAAGCCACCCGCCTGGGCGCCAAACTCCTGACCGCCGCCGGGAAGGCCGACGGCGACAACGCCGGGCAGGTCGCCGCCATCGAGAATATGGTCGCCGCCGGAGCCAAGACCATCCTGATCACCCCCAGCGACTCCAAGGCCATCGTGCCCGCCATCGCCAAGGCCCGCGCGCAGGGCGTCATGGTCATCGCGCTGGACAGCCCCACCGAACCCGCCAGCGCCGTCGACGCGCTGTTCGCCACGAACAACTACCAGGCGGGCATCCTGATCGGCCAGTGGGCCAAGAAGGCCATGGGCACCAAAAAGGCCGTCATCGCCACCCTGGACCTGTTCCCCGGCCACCCGGTCGGCATCGCGCGGCACAACGGCTTCCTGGCGGGCTTTGGCATCAAGGGCATCACCGCCAGCACGACCGCCCTCGTGAACACCAGCGTCGCCTGCGCGCAGGACTCCTTCGGGGACCAGACCAAGGGCCAGACCGCCATGGAGAACTGCCTCCAGAAGAACCCGGACATCAATGTCGTGTACACCATCAACGAACCCGCCGCCGCCGGGGCGTACCAGGCGCTGAAGGCCGCCGGGAAGGAAAAGAGCGTCCTGATTGTCTCCGTGGACGGCGGCTGCGCGGGCGTGCGCAACGTCGAGGGCGGCGTGATCGGCGCGACCAGCCAGCAGTACCCCCTGAAGATGGCCAGCATGGGCGTCGCGGCAGGCGTGAACTACGCCAAGACCGGCAAGAAGGTCAGCGGCTACACCGACACCGGCGTCACCCTGATCACCAACAAGGCCATGAGCGGCGTGAAGAGCCAGAACGGCAAGTTCGGCCTCGCCAACTGCTGGGGCCAGTAA
- a CDS encoding VOC family protein, with product MRVLETCLYVDDLDRAEAFYSGTLGLTLHGKVAGRHLFYRLDGSMLLIFDPRASAQPGDVPPHAGTPGGHTCLTLDPAQTDEWEARLRAAGLTVTRYAWGDRGESLYFHDPAGNVLELAPPRIWGLP from the coding sequence ATGCGCGTCCTGGAAACCTGCCTGTACGTCGACGATCTGGACCGCGCCGAGGCGTTCTACAGCGGAACGTTGGGCCTGACCCTGCACGGAAAGGTCGCCGGGCGGCACCTGTTCTACCGGCTGGACGGCAGCATGCTGCTGATCTTCGACCCGCGCGCCAGCGCCCAGCCCGGCGACGTTCCCCCACACGCCGGAACGCCCGGCGGGCACACCTGCCTGACCCTGGACCCCGCCCAAACCGACGAGTGGGAAGCGAGGCTGCGCGCCGCCGGACTGACCGTCACCCGGTACGCCTGGGGGGACCGGGGCGAGAGCCTGTATTTCCATGACCCGGCCGGAAACGTGCTGGAACTCGCCCCACCCCGCATCTGGGGCCTCCCCTGA